In Mastigocladopsis repens PCC 10914, a single window of DNA contains:
- a CDS encoding tetratricopeptide repeat protein — MTTVDDVTENQRNYLKLIVALEASQGILNLLIAVCDDRNLRENLIRQYETELKQQDFLTYRVRVRNQDPSLRYALAQLVEKEPDLQQGKPAVITVLGVDELLSVKLDAPKSEQDRFFGYLQWTREALREFRFPIVLWITEPILVRLAERAPDFWSWRGGVFWFTRESTTVERENFSVSRTLSTTAPKQTVGLPLEEILRLIEQIEAQGKESPILATLYDSLAQAYQQRYDSAQERQLAIEAYEKAIALQTKLGLKADLADSLKKLGDLYFELKDEVKKANNCYQQALEIYRDIGDRLGEANTLKAIGDVLQFLDRRSEALERYEQALAFYRDIGDRLGEANTLKAIGDVLQFLKRSSEALERYEQALAFYREIGARLGEANTLIAIGDVLQFLKRSSEALERYEQALAFYREIGARLGEANTLIAIGDVLQFLKRSSEALERYEQALAFYRDIGDRLGEANTLKAIGNVLQFLKRSSEALERYEQALAFYRDIGDRLGEANVLQQFGKLQDDPVQGLEYLQQAQNLYLEIGDIYSQSRNLLYFIAKAQLNLGQRDAALESLHQAAELATSINYEPFIKYAESKITEINSTAAPLIL; from the coding sequence ATGACAACAGTTGATGATGTAACTGAAAATCAACGGAATTATCTGAAGTTAATCGTAGCCTTGGAAGCCAGCCAAGGTATTCTTAACTTGCTGATTGCAGTTTGCGATGACCGTAATTTGCGCGAAAATCTTATTCGACAATACGAAACAGAACTCAAACAGCAAGACTTTCTCACCTATCGGGTGCGGGTACGCAACCAAGACCCCAGTTTACGCTATGCGCTGGCGCAGTTGGTAGAAAAAGAGCCAGATTTGCAGCAGGGTAAACCTGCTGTGATTACAGTTTTGGGAGTGGACGAGTTACTATCAGTGAAGCTAGATGCACCAAAATCTGAGCAAGACAGGTTTTTTGGCTACTTACAATGGACAAGAGAAGCACTGCGAGAGTTTCGCTTCCCAATTGTGCTGTGGATAACTGAACCAATATTGGTTCGCTTGGCAGAACGCGCACCAGATTTTTGGAGTTGGCGCGGTGGAGTGTTTTGGTTTACCCGCGAGTCTACAACCGTGGAACGAGAGAATTTTTCCGTATCAAGAACTCTCTCGACGACTGCACCAAAGCAAACGGTTGGTTTACCACTAGAAGAAATCTTACGACTGATTGAACAAATTGAAGCTCAAGGCAAGGAATCTCCCATACTAGCAACATTGTACGACAGTTTGGCACAAGCTTATCAACAACGTTATGACAGTGCCCAAGAACGTCAATTGGCAATTGAGGCGTATGAAAAGGCAATTGCGCTGCAAACAAAGTTGGGGTTAAAGGCTGATTTAGCTGATAGCTTGAAAAAGTTGGGGGATCTGTATTTTGAACTGAAAGATGAGGTCAAAAAAGCTAACAATTGTTATCAGCAAGCACTAGAAATATACCGCGATATTGGCGATCGCTTGGGTGAAGCTAACACCTTAAAAGCGATTGGCGATGTTTTGCAGTTCCTCGACCGTCGCAGCGAAGCATTAGAACGTTACGAACAAGCATTGGCATTCTACCGCGATATTGGCGATCGCTTGGGTGAAGCAAACACCTTAAAAGCGATTGGCGATGTTTTGCAGTTCCTCAAACGTAGCAGCGAAGCATTAGAACGTTACGAACAAGCATTGGCATTCTACCGCGAAATTGGCGCACGCTTGGGTGAAGCAAACACCTTAATAGCGATTGGCGATGTTTTGCAGTTCCTCAAACGTAGCAGCGAAGCATTAGAACGTTACGAACAAGCTTTGGCATTCTACCGCGAAATTGGCGCTCGCTTGGGTGAAGCAAACACCTTAATAGCGATTGGCGATGTTTTGCAGTTCCTCAAACGTAGCAGCGAAGCATTAGAACGTTACGAACAAGCTTTGGCATTCTACCGCGATATTGGCGATCGCTTGGGTGAAGCAAACACCTTAAAAGCGATTGGCAATGTTTTGCAGTTCCTCAAACGTAGCAGCGAAGCATTAGAACGTTACGAACAAGCATTGGCATTCTACCGCGATATTGGCGATCGCTTGGGTGAAGCAAACGTTCTGCAACAGTTTGGCAAATTACAAGATGACCCAGTTCAAGGGCTAGAATATCTCCAACAAGCTCAAAACCTTTACCTTGAAATTGGCGATATCTACAGCCAAAGTCGCAATCTACTCTACTTTATCGCTAAGGCACAATTAAACTTGGGACAACGAGACGCCGCTCTTGAGTCGTTGCATCAGGCTGCTGAACTCGCCACCTCTATTAATTATGAACCCTTTATCAAATACGCTGAATCGAAGATAACCGAAATTAACTCTACTGCTGCACCGCTGATACTGTAG
- a CDS encoding YceD family protein, whose amino-acid sequence MDAIYIPQLTKAPQRTEEIQVTEFLPGLDTLTPVRGRISVQHHGNYLEVSGQAEAIITCTCNRCLQNYNQRLTVDTKEIIWLDEAANETDDLPLEREIAFDDLVETLSPDGYFYPSEWLYEQMCLELPQRQLCDANCLGIQPSTESKSDKLVDSRWASLEALKNQLPGS is encoded by the coding sequence ATGGACGCAATTTATATTCCGCAGCTTACTAAAGCGCCACAACGAACAGAAGAAATTCAAGTCACAGAGTTTCTGCCCGGTCTGGACACTCTAACACCAGTTCGCGGTCGTATCAGCGTGCAGCATCACGGTAATTACTTAGAAGTCTCTGGTCAAGCAGAAGCCATCATTACCTGTACCTGCAATCGTTGCTTGCAAAATTACAATCAACGTTTAACGGTTGATACTAAGGAAATTATCTGGTTAGACGAAGCAGCTAACGAAACAGATGACCTGCCTTTAGAACGGGAAATCGCTTTTGATGATTTAGTAGAAACCCTCTCACCTGACGGATATTTTTATCCCAGTGAATGGCTGTACGAGCAAATGTGCTTGGAATTACCTCAACGACAATTGTGTGATGCCAATTGTTTGGGTATTCAACCAAGCACTGAGAGCAAATCAGATAAGTTGGTTGACAGCCGTTGGGCTTCTTTGGAGGCTTTGAAAAACCAATTACCAGGATCATAG
- a CDS encoding Jag family protein, translating into MMTDSRMQRGQEWLKTLLQLSGLSVDIEGELETTPSLDEESQEQDSYWLTIDQTNLMPEQIEILTGPDGSVLDAIQYLANSILNLSQPQQEQASYTVELNGYRVRRYAEIRAMAEAAAQQVRSSGQEVEIKSLSSAERRQVHTLFKEFGDLETFSRGKEPHRHLVVRLASMEME; encoded by the coding sequence ATGATGACAGACAGTCGAATGCAACGTGGTCAGGAGTGGTTAAAGACACTGCTGCAACTTAGTGGACTATCTGTTGATATTGAAGGTGAGCTAGAAACAACCCCCAGTCTGGACGAGGAATCTCAAGAACAGGATAGTTACTGGTTGACGATTGATCAAACCAACCTGATGCCAGAACAAATCGAGATTTTAACTGGTCCCGATGGTTCAGTGCTAGATGCAATTCAGTATCTAGCAAATTCTATTCTCAACCTGAGTCAACCACAACAAGAGCAAGCCTCCTACACTGTTGAGTTAAATGGCTACCGTGTCAGGAGATATGCAGAAATTCGCGCAATGGCTGAAGCAGCAGCCCAGCAAGTGCGCTCCTCAGGTCAAGAAGTAGAAATCAAGTCACTCAGTTCAGCTGAACGCCGTCAAGTTCACACATTATTTAAGGAGTTTGGTGACTTAGAAACCTTCAGCCGAGGGAAAGAGCCGCATCGTCACTTGGTTGTACGCCTTGCATCAATGGAGATGGAATAA